One Ornithinicoccus hortensis genomic window, CCGTCGCCTCGACCAGGGCCGCCGTGTCGGCCAGGTCGGGATCGATCTCGGTGACCTCGATGTCCTCGCGCAACGGCGAGGTGAGCAGCGCGGCACGCACGGGCTCGGCGAGCAGGTCGGGACGTTCGGTGATCGGGTGCCAGGTCAGCGACAACGGTGCAGTCATGCCACCAGGATGCGCACCAGGTGATCCAGCGTCGCAGCCGGGTCCCCGGTGACCCCGCCGTGGACCGGCCCGGGCTGCAGGATCGTGCTGCGGGGCGCGCTCAACCAGCCGAACCGTGGGCCCAGCCTGTCCAGCCGCGGCGTCGTGGGGGAGTGCTCGCCGGCGGCCACACCGCATACGGTCTCCAGTGCGGAGCGCACCGCCTCCAAGTCCAGGTCCGGCGCGAGTGCCAGCGCCCGCGCCTCGTCCAGCGCGAAGCGGCCCGCCAGGAAGTCCGCCTGCTGGCTGTAGAGCACCACCCCGACGTTGATGAACTCCTCCCGCTCGACGCGGGGGACCAGCCGGATGACGACGTACTGGTAGGGGTGCTCGGTCACGCGGCACCGCCGGGCAGCCAGGCCTGCGGGTTCGCCAGCCGCGCGAGCAGGTGCTCCCGGTATGCCGTGCGCACCGCCTGCGCGTCGGCCAGCGTCTCGGTGGTCTCCAGCCACTCGTCCGGCACGAGGGCCAGGACCTCGTCGAGCAGGGCCCCGTCGATCCGGGCCACCATCTCCTCGTGCACCGCGCGCAGGTCGCCGTGGTCGGCCAGGCTGCCGAGCACGTGGTCCTCGGCCCGGAACGGCTGTTGGGCGAACCGGTCGGGGTCGGGGGTCTTGCGCGGCCAGCCGTGGTGGAAGTAGAGCGCGGCGCCGTGGTCGATCAGCCAGGTCTCCCGGTGCCAGGTGAGCAGGTTGGGGTTGGACCAGGTGCGGTCCACGTTGGCCGTGTAGGCGTCCAACCAGACCACCCGGGCGGCCAGGTCACGTGCCGGTGGCCGTGAGCCGTCATAACCCAGCGAGCCGGGGAGCAGGTCGATGCCCAGGTTGCTGCCGGGGGAGGCGTTGAGCAGGTCCTGGACCTCCTCGTCGGCTTCGTAGCGCGCGATCGCCTCCGGCAGGGTCAGGGTCACCATCCGGGGGACCGGCAGCCCGAGACGACGGGCCAGCTCACCGACGATGACCTCGGCCACCAGCACCTTCAGCCCCTGGCCGGCGCCCCGGAACTTCACCACGTAGGTGCCGAGGTCCTCGGCCTCCACGACGCCGGGCATCGAGCCGCCCTCGCGGAGGGGGACGACGTAGCGGACAGCAGTGACGTGGTCGAGCACCATCGCACCCTATCCGGGCTGGGCAAGCGCTTTCCCGCCCCCGCCAGGTGGTGTCGGCGTGCTGTGGAACAGTGGAACCATGCCCTCTGTCCACCCCCAGGCGAGTGTCCTGCACCTGGACCTGGACGCCTTCTTCGCGGCGGTGGAGCAGCGGGACAAGCCCTCGCTGCGGGGCAAGCCGGTGGTCGTGGGCGGCACCGGCGGGCGGGGCGTGGTGTCCACCGCCTCCTACGAGGCCCGGGTCTTCGGCGCCCGGTCCGCGATGCCGACCGCGGAGGCCCGGCGCCGCTGCCCGCCGGGGACGGCCTTCCTGGGTGGGCGGTTCGACGCCTACCGGATGACCTCCCGCGTGGTGATGGACCTGCTGCGCGAGGTGTCCCCGGTACTGGAGCAGGTGTCGGTGGACGAGGCATTCCTGGACCTGACCGCGGCCACGGACGTGGATTTCTCCACCGAGGGCCTGACCCGGCTGGGGGAGGACCTGATGGCCCGGATCAAGGCGGAGACGGGCGGGCTGACCGCGTCGGTGGGGATCGCCACCTCCAAGATGATGGCCAAGCTGGGCAGCGAGATGCGCAAGCCCGCCGGCCTGACGGTGATCGCCCCGGGCACCGAGGAGGACGTGCTGCACCCGATGTCGGTGCGGGCGGTGCCAGGCGTGGGACCGGCCACCGGCGGCAAGCTGCACGCCTTCGGCGTCGAGACGGTGGGCGACCTGGCCAGGGTGTCCCGGGAGGACCTGGTGTCGATCTTCGGCGAGGCGCACGGCGGCGGGCTGTACCGGCTGGCGCGGGCCAGGGACGAGCGGTTGGTCACCGCCGAGCGGGAGACCAAGAGCGTCTCGGTGGAGGAGACCTTCGAGACCGACATCGCCGACCGGGACGGCCTGGACACCGAACTCGAGGCCCTCGTCCGGCGGCTGACCGCCCGGCTGTCGGCCTCGGCATACTTCGGCCGGACGATCACGGTCAAGGTGCGCCAGCACGACTTCACCCAGCTGACCCGCTCCGGGACACTGGCGCACGCCACGGGCGAGGGTGCGGTGATCCTGCGCGAGGCGCGCCGGTTGCTCGCGACGATCGACATCAGCTCGGGGCTGCGGCTGCTGGGGGTCGGCGTCTCGGGGTTGACCGCGCACGCCCAGGAGGAGCTGCTCGGGAGCGACCTGGTCGCCGGCCCGCCCGTGCCGGGCCCGGTGATCGAGTATCCCGACAGCGGGGGCAACCTGGACCCGCAGGGCGACGGCGCCACGGAACTGGACCGGGTCGCGGTCATCGACCGGCGGGGGGAGACCTGGGGGACGGGGCAGGACGTCGTGCACGAGGAGTTCGGCCCGGGGTGGGTATGGGGCGCAGGGCGCGGTCGGGTCAGCGTGCGCTTCGAGGGCCCGCTGACCCCGCCGGGCCGCGTCCGCACGTTCGACGCAGACGACCCCGCGCTGCAGCGCGGGGAACCACCGGACTGGCGACCCTCGACTGCGAACAACCGGCCCTAGCGTGCTAATCTTTCCCGTCGTTGCCCACCGACCGACAGGCTCGGTGGCGCGCACCCTCGTCCGGGTGGCGGAATGGCAGACGCGCTAGCTTGAGGTGCTAGTGCCCTTAACGGGCGTGGGGGTTCAAGTCCCCCTCCGGACACCGACGGTATTTCCCGATGAGATGCCCTGCTACTTCGCGAAACCCCTGGTCAGGTCGGGGGATATCGCCGTGTGAGTGGTTTACCGGCGCGTGTGGCCCGAGGTGCCTTCGCGGACTTGATCCAGGTCAAGGAGATCGGGTGGGGAAAACGGTGAAATGAGGGTGTCAGAAGGACACCACACCTCACCGAACAGGAGGCCCGCCGATGGGCGCCAACCAGCTCACCGCCACCACGACCACCGCCGACACGCTGAGAACCGTCAAGATCAGCACCGAGCCGTTCACCTGCCCCTCGTGCATCGCCAAGATCGAGAAGGCCGTCGGGCGGCTGCCGGGTGTGCAGAAGGTTGACGTCCGGTTCAACTCCAGCAAGGTCGACGTCACCTTTGACCAGGCCCGGCTGGAGGCGGGCGAGATTGCCACGGTGATCAGCGACCTGGGCTACCCCGTGACCCGCATCGGCCGAGTCGCGCCCGTGCGGACGCCCAAGGCCAAGGCTCGGTCCTGAGGGCATCACCGTGATCACCCTCAGGACGCAGGTCGTCTCCTTCTTCACCAGTAGGGCTCGGGTCGCCGGCACCTCGGGCGTGCTCCTGCTCGCGGCCGGTGCGATGCACCTGGCCGGGGCGGGGGCGGCTCGCGACGCGTTGCTCGTTATCGCCTCGGTCGTCGCCGGGATCCCGATCGCCTTCAGCGCCTGGCGGGCGCTGAAGGCCCGCGCCTTCAGCATCGATTTCCTGGTGACCATCGCAGTCATCGGCGCCCTCCTCATCGGCGAATACGTCGAGTCCGGGGTCGTCGCCTTCCTCTTCGTCTTCGGCTCCTACCTGGAAGCCCGCACCCTGGACCGCACCCGACGTTCGGTCCGTGACCTTGTGGATCTCGCGCCGCAGGAGGCGGAGGTCATGTCTGCCGACGGGCCGGTCACCATGCCGGCCGACGAGGTCGAGGTCGGCGACCGGGTGTTGGTCCGCGTCGGCGGGCGGGTCCCGGTCGACGGGACCGTCGTCCACGGCTCCGGCGCCGTCGACGAGTCCACCGTCACCGGCGAGCCCATGGCCGTCGTCAAGGGCACGGAGGAGCAGGTCTGGTCCGGCACCCTGCTGGAGTCCGGCTACCTCGAGATACGGGCCGACCGGGTCGGCGAGGACACCACCTTCGCGCAGATCGTCGAGCTCATCGAGGAGGCCCAGGACTCCAAGGCCAAGGCCCAGCGCTTCCTGGACCGGTTCGCCAGCTGGTACACCCCCGCCATCGTGGTCGCCGCAGTCCTGGCGCTGCTGATCACCGGCGACGTGCGCTTCGCCCTGACCTTCCTCGTCATCGCTTGCCCCGGCGCCCTGGTCATCTCCATCCCGGTCTCCCTGGTGGCCGGACTGGGCAACGCGGCGCGCCACGGCGCCCTGGTCAAGGGCGGTGACGCCTTCGAGCGGCTCGCCCGCGTCGACACCGTCGTCGTGGACAAGACCGGCACCCTCACCCAGGGCAGGCCCGAGGTGACCGACGTGGTCAGCGCCGATGCGGCATACCTGGAAGCGGACGTGCTGCGACTGGTCGCCTCGCTGGAGCAGGCGTCCGAGCATCCGCTCGGTCGCACCCTGGTCGGTGCAGCCCGGGACCGCGACCTCGAGCTCGCGCCCTCGCCCTCCGGTGTGGAAGTGCTGACCGGCGCGGGGATCCGCGGCGTCGTCTCCCTGGATGGTCGCGACCACGTGGTCGGCGTCGGATCGGGCCGGCTGCTCGAGGAGAGCGGGTATATGGCTCCGCCAGAGCTCGTGAGCCGCGCCACCATGCTGGAGCGCGGGGGCAGCACCGTCTCCTACGTCACCGTGGATGGTGTCGTGGTCGGACTGGTTGGCATCACCGACCAGGTGCGGCCCGAGGCCAGGGCGTCGGTGGAGGCGTTGCGCCGCGCCGGCATCCGCAGGTTCGTCATGCTCACCGGGGACAACCCGCACACCGCGCAGGCGGTCGCCGAACAGGTCGGGATCACCGGGCCGGAGGACATCGTCGCCGCCCAACTGCTCCCGGCGGACAAGGTCACGCGGGTCGCGGAGCTTACCGAGGCCGGCCACAAGGTCGCGATGATCGGCGACGGCGTCAACGACGCCCCGGCGATCGCCACGGCGGACGTGGGCATCGCGATGGGTGGCGGCACGGACGTCTCGCTGCAGACCGCGGACATCGTCCTGGTCGGCAGTCGCTTCGACCAGTTGATCCAGGCACGGTCGGTCGCGCGGGCCACCTTGCGCAACATGGCGCAGAACACCGTGGTCTCGCTCGGGACGGTCGCCTTCCTGCTGGCCGGTGTGGTCGGCGGAATCGTGCACATGGCGGGAGGCATGCTCATCCACGAGATCTCGGTGCTTGTGGTCATCCTCAACGCGATGCGCCTCATCCGGTTCCGGGACAAGGCCGCCGCCGAGGTGGCGGCCGCCAGTGACCGCCGTCGTCAGAGCGCGGTCGTCACTGCCGTCAGACCGGGGTCGACAGTGAGGTGAGTGTCCCGATGTCGGTGAGCGCTATGCGCCTGCCGTGCAGACGGATCACCCTGGAGTCGCTGAGTCGTCGCAACTGACGGCTCAGTGACTCCGGTGTCGTGTCCAGGAGGGAGGCGATGTCCTTCTTGGCCATCGGAAGCTCCACCGTCGGGACACCGTCGATGCGCCGGACCGGCAGGCTCATCAGGTAGTCGGCCAAGCGCGAGGCGACGTCGCCGGAGATGACCGCCGCCAGCCGGGTCTCGGTCTCGTCCAAGCGACGGCTGAGAGTGCGCAGCATCGCCATGCCGATGCTCGGGTGGTCATCGATCAGCCGGCCCAGGTCGGCGTGGCGGAAGACGCACAGGCTGCCGGCCTCGACCGCCACCGCGAAGTGGTCCGGGCGGCTGCCGTCGATGAAGGCACCTTCGCCGATGAAGTCGCCCGACTCCAGCACCCGCACGATCTGCTCGTGGCCGTCGGCGGTGAGCCGGGAGATCTTGACGCGACCGGTGTGCACCACCATCAGCTGCGACACCGCGGAGCCGGCCGAGTAGATCTGCTCATCCGCACCGACTCTCGTGGGAATGGCCAGGCTCGCCACGTTGTGCTGCTGCTGGGTGGTCAGGCCCTGGAAGAGCGGCACCCGTGCCACGCACAGGTCATCCTCCGGAGCGATGAGAGGCAGCTTCCGTCCCCTGGTCGACTCGTGGCCATCCATGGCCCCATCGTCACATCTGCCGGGCGGCCAGCCCCCTGAGGGTGGGCCACGTCACCTTGCTGTGGCCGGTATGCCGAACCCGGGTGAGTCGCTGTCCGCCTCCGTCGCCGAGTACGGGGCCTTCGACCACCGAAGGCCCCCTCGGGTCTCTGCGGGGCAGTGACCCGAGGGGGCTTCGCTCATGGGTAGTCGAGTGCAGGGCTACACCGGGTCGCCGTCCGGAGGCGCCTCGGCATGGTCAGCCCGTGATCGAGAAATCCTGCCAGTCCCGGCCGTCGACCGGCTCGGTGTCGACCCACAGGGACGTCAGGCAATGGGGGCACACGTACTGGACAGTCTTCAGGGCCGAGTGGACAGTGACGTGACCGCCGAGGTCTACAGGGGTCACCGCGATCTTCCCTGCGATGGACTCCCAGCCCGAGGACACGAGGCTGAGTGGCTCCTGGCAGTGTGCACAGGCCGCGGCGATGCCCTCGGGAGTGTCGAAGAGTGCCAGTGAGGCTCCCCAGGAGCCATAGGGCTTGTCCGTAGCGAACTGGGCCGACTCCCCGGTGGGAGTGCTGGATCAGGAAGGTCTGGTGGTGATCAGGCCGGGGCGGGTGCCTCCGTCGTCTCGGGGGACGTCCCGGTCCTGCTGGACGCCTACCGGGTCCGCGAGGTGATCGACGGGTTGGCGGCACGCCTGACGACGGAACAGGACGACGGCGCGCGCCACCTGGAGCGGCTCCAGGTGCTGGTCGACGCGCAACGAGCCACGCTCGACCCGTGGGACCCCGAGACGTATCAGCCGCTGAACGTCGAGTTCCACGGGACGATCCTGGAGGCGTCCGGCAACGAGTACCTGACCGATCACACGGCACTCCTGCAGATGACCTCCAACGTCTTCGCGCCCTACCGGCTGCTGGAGGTCGACCGGGTCCGCCGTGCGGTCGCGGAGCACCAGGGGATCGTGGATGCGATCGGCCGCGGCGACGGCGCCGCGGCCGAACGGGTGGCCCGGGAACACATCCGGGCCACCATCCGCACCCTCTCGACGCCTGGCTAGCTGCGCCCGGCCGGCTGGGGCGCCGTGCGCGCTGTGCCGGACGTGTCGGACCCGACGCCGGCACCCGGCGCCGCGTCGTCCACCACGAGCTGGCCCTCGGCCAGCGACTCCGGCGTGACGTTCTCCTCGATCGAGGTGGCCAGCGGCTTCTCATGGATCAGCAGCAGGACCAGCGCGGCCACCACGGCCAGCGGCACCATGTAGAGGAAGACCGGGATCAGCGCGTCGTGGTAGGCCTCGATGATGACCTGGCGCAGCTCGGTCGGCATCTGGTTGACCAGCTCCGGGGTCAGCGAGTGTGCGCCGTCGGAGGGGCCGGTGCCCATCGGGATCCGGTCGCTGATCTGCTCGGTGAGTCGACCGGTGAACAGGCTGCCGACGACGGCCGTGCCCAGCGTGGCACCCACCTGACGGAAGTAGTTCGTGGCGGCCGTCGCGGTGCCCACCAGGGTCACCGGGAAGGTGTTCTGCACGATCAGGGTGAGGATCTGCATACTCGATCCCAGGCCGAGGCCCATCACGGCCATGTAGACGCACACCAGCCAGGTGGGGGAGTCGTACTGCAGCATGGACAGCAGCGCCAGGGCGATGCCCAGGACCACCGAGCCGAAGATCGGCAGCGCCTTGTAACGACCGGTCGCGGTGACCATCCGGCCGGTGATGACCGAGGTGACCAGCATCGAGCCCATCATCGGGACCATCAGGAGGCCGACCACGGTGGCGCTCAGGCCGGTGGTCATCTGCAGGTAGGTCGGCAGGTAGCTGATCGCGCCGAACATGGCCACACCGGTGAGCAGCGCCGCGATCGTGGTGACCGTGAAGTTGCGGCGGGCGAACAGGTACATCGGGATGATCGGCTCGGCCGCGCGGGACTCCACCCAGACGAAGGCCGCTCCGGCCACCACGGTCGTCGCGATCAGCCCGAGGATCACGGGGGAGCCCCAGGCGTACTCCCCGCCGCCCCAGGTGGTGACCAGGACGAGCGCGGAGGTGGCCAGGGCCACGAGGGTCATCCCCGCGTAGTCGATCCGGGGACGGGCGGTGAGCTTGCGCGGGGCGGGCAGGAAGGCGATGGTCGCCGCCGCGGCGAGGATGCCGAGTGGCAGGCTGATCCAGAACACCCAGCGCCAGCCGGGGCCCTCGGTGAACCAGCCGCCCAGCAGCGGCCCGGCCACGGAGGAGAACGCGAAGACGCCACCCATGATGCCCATGTACTTGCCGCGCTGGCGGGCCGGGATGACGTCGGCGATCGCGGCCTGGGACAGGATCATCAGGCCACCGCCGCCGACGCCCTGGATGACACGGGCCACGATCAGGTCGGTCATGTCGCCGGCCAGGGCCGCGTAGACCGACCCGCCGACGAAGATCGTGATCGCGCTGAGCAGCACCGGCTTGCGGCCCAGCAGGTCGCTGATCTTGCCGTAGATCGGCATCATGATCGTCGAGGCCAGGATGAAGCCGGTGATGATCCACAGCATCTGGTCGACGCCGTGCAACTCGCCGACGATCGTCGGGAGCGCCGTGGACAGCACGGTCTGGTTGAGCGAGGCCAGCAGCATGGTGACCATCAGCCCGGCGAAGAGCAGGGTGACGCTGCGGTCGAGTTTCTGGTCCAGCGGGTTGCCGCCGCTGGGTTGAGTGCGGGTGCTCATAGCGTGGACGAAACAACCTCTCGGAAAGTCTGGATGCCCTGGCGGATGGCGTCGGTGTCGTCCGACGACACGCCCCCGGGCTCACGGAAGTGGACGAAGCGCACGACCGCCCCCGCCAGGTAGAAGAGGGCGTGCACCGACTCGGGTCGGGCGGCCAGGTCGCGCATGTCGGCGGGGACGTCCCTGTCGCCCGCAGTAGATTCGGTGATGGCGTTGTGCACCATCCGCTCGGCGTCGCCGATCCGGGTCGTGATCCGGGAGCGGAGCTCGGGGTAGGCCTGGATCAACTGCTTGCGCCGGGGCTTGGAGGAGCCCGGCGTGATGGTGGACCGGAACACGGCGGCCAGCATGAACACCACCCGGGTCAGCACGTCGCCGGCGTCCTCCTCGTAGAGGACCGCCCGGGTGTCCTCGGACAGGCACGGTTCCTGGACCCCGAGGACCGCGTCGTCCTTGGTGGCGTAGTAGTTGAAGAAGGTGCGCTGGGAGATGCCGGCCCGCTCGGCGATCTGCTCGATCGTGACGTGCTGGATGCCGTGCTCCAGGGTCAGGTCAGCCGCGGCGTCGTGGATCTCCAGGGAGGTGGCCAGGCGCTTGCGTTCGCGGAGCGACGGAGGAGCTTGTGTTTGCACTCCTGCATTCTATGCAGTTCTGCAACTTTGCATAAGTGCATTATTCGTCGGTCGGTCCGGGGGCGCGCAGGGTCCCGGCGCCAACGGCTGCAGCCAGCACCCCGATGCCCTCGGCGACGGCGCTCAGCGTCTTCTCCGGATGCCAGGTCGGGTCGTACATCGACGGGATCGGGCCGAGGGTGGGCACGCTGACGAGGCTGTAGAGCAGGACGGCGCCGAAGGCGGACAGCGCGACGGCGCCGGCGACCAGGTAGGCGGCCGTCGACGGGCGCAGGATCAGGTAGAGGGCCGCGAGGATGGCCGCGAGCGCCTGCAGCCGGAACAGCCAGCCGCCCCCGATCCCGCCCGGCGCCGCCAGCTGGATGGCCGGGGCGAAGCGCAGGTGCACCACTGCGTCGAACCCCAGAGCGACCACGACCACCCACCGCAGGAGCGGCTCGAGGCGACGCACCGGATCACTCCACGACCAGCGTGGCGACCATGTCGGGGTGCGGGATGCAGAAGAAGGGGTACTCGCCGGCCTCGTCCGGGGCGGTGAAGCTGACCTCTTGGCCGGGGGCGACCGTGACGTCGAACAGCCCCTCCTCGTCGGAGGTGACGGTGTGCCCCACCTCGTCCTGGTTGACCACGGTGACCTCCGAACCGGGCTCGACGGGTCCGGCGATGTCGTAGTCGAAGTCGACGATCGTGATCACGACGTCGCTGTCACTGCCACCAGCCGGATCGGTCCCCGCGTCGTCTCCGCCCCCGCACCCGGTGAGCAGGGCGGCGGCCAGGGTCAGGGACACGCTCAGTC contains:
- a CDS encoding DUF3037 domain-containing protein; its protein translation is MTEHPYQYVVIRLVPRVEREEFINVGVVLYSQQADFLAGRFALDEARALALAPDLDLEAVRSALETVCGVAAGEHSPTTPRLDRLGPRFGWLSAPRSTILQPGPVHGGVTGDPAATLDHLVRILVA
- a CDS encoding HipA family kinase; the encoded protein is MVLDHVTAVRYVVPLREGGSMPGVVEAEDLGTYVVKFRGAGQGLKVLVAEVIVGELARRLGLPVPRMVTLTLPEAIARYEADEEVQDLLNASPGSNLGIDLLPGSLGYDGSRPPARDLAARVVWLDAYTANVDRTWSNPNLLTWHRETWLIDHGAALYFHHGWPRKTPDPDRFAQQPFRAEDHVLGSLADHGDLRAVHEEMVARIDGALLDEVLALVPDEWLETTETLADAQAVRTAYREHLLARLANPQAWLPGGAA
- a CDS encoding DNA polymerase IV — encoded protein: MPSVHPQASVLHLDLDAFFAAVEQRDKPSLRGKPVVVGGTGGRGVVSTASYEARVFGARSAMPTAEARRRCPPGTAFLGGRFDAYRMTSRVVMDLLREVSPVLEQVSVDEAFLDLTAATDVDFSTEGLTRLGEDLMARIKAETGGLTASVGIATSKMMAKLGSEMRKPAGLTVIAPGTEEDVLHPMSVRAVPGVGPATGGKLHAFGVETVGDLARVSREDLVSIFGEAHGGGLYRLARARDERLVTAERETKSVSVEETFETDIADRDGLDTELEALVRRLTARLSASAYFGRTITVKVRQHDFTQLTRSGTLAHATGEGAVILREARRLLATIDISSGLRLLGVGVSGLTAHAQEELLGSDLVAGPPVPGPVIEYPDSGGNLDPQGDGATELDRVAVIDRRGETWGTGQDVVHEEFGPGWVWGAGRGRVSVRFEGPLTPPGRVRTFDADDPALQRGEPPDWRPSTANNRP
- a CDS encoding heavy-metal-associated domain-containing protein translates to MGANQLTATTTTADTLRTVKISTEPFTCPSCIAKIEKAVGRLPGVQKVDVRFNSSKVDVTFDQARLEAGEIATVISDLGYPVTRIGRVAPVRTPKAKARS
- a CDS encoding heavy metal translocating P-type ATPase, with the protein product MITLRTQVVSFFTSRARVAGTSGVLLLAAGAMHLAGAGAARDALLVIASVVAGIPIAFSAWRALKARAFSIDFLVTIAVIGALLIGEYVESGVVAFLFVFGSYLEARTLDRTRRSVRDLVDLAPQEAEVMSADGPVTMPADEVEVGDRVLVRVGGRVPVDGTVVHGSGAVDESTVTGEPMAVVKGTEEQVWSGTLLESGYLEIRADRVGEDTTFAQIVELIEEAQDSKAKAQRFLDRFASWYTPAIVVAAVLALLITGDVRFALTFLVIACPGALVISIPVSLVAGLGNAARHGALVKGGDAFERLARVDTVVVDKTGTLTQGRPEVTDVVSADAAYLEADVLRLVASLEQASEHPLGRTLVGAARDRDLELAPSPSGVEVLTGAGIRGVVSLDGRDHVVGVGSGRLLEESGYMAPPELVSRATMLERGGSTVSYVTVDGVVVGLVGITDQVRPEARASVEALRRAGIRRFVMLTGDNPHTAQAVAEQVGITGPEDIVAAQLLPADKVTRVAELTEAGHKVAMIGDGVNDAPAIATADVGIAMGGGTDVSLQTADIVLVGSRFDQLIQARSVARATLRNMAQNTVVSLGTVAFLLAGVVGGIVHMAGGMLIHEISVLVVILNAMRLIRFRDKAAAEVAAASDRRRQSAVVTAVRPGSTVR
- a CDS encoding Crp/Fnr family transcriptional regulator; amino-acid sequence: MARVPLFQGLTTQQQHNVASLAIPTRVGADEQIYSAGSAVSQLMVVHTGRVKISRLTADGHEQIVRVLESGDFIGEGAFIDGSRPDHFAVAVEAGSLCVFRHADLGRLIDDHPSIGMAMLRTLSRRLDETETRLAAVISGDVASRLADYLMSLPVRRIDGVPTVELPMAKKDIASLLDTTPESLSRQLRRLSDSRVIRLHGRRIALTDIGTLTSLSTPV
- a CDS encoding FCD domain-containing protein, translated to MIDGLAARLTTEQDDGARHLERLQVLVDAQRATLDPWDPETYQPLNVEFHGTILEASGNEYLTDHTALLQMTSNVFAPYRLLEVDRVRRAVAEHQGIVDAIGRGDGAAAERVAREHIRATIRTLSTPG
- a CDS encoding MDR family MFS transporter translates to MSTRTQPSGGNPLDQKLDRSVTLLFAGLMVTMLLASLNQTVLSTALPTIVGELHGVDQMLWIITGFILASTIMMPIYGKISDLLGRKPVLLSAITIFVGGSVYAALAGDMTDLIVARVIQGVGGGGLMILSQAAIADVIPARQRGKYMGIMGGVFAFSSVAGPLLGGWFTEGPGWRWVFWISLPLGILAAAATIAFLPAPRKLTARPRIDYAGMTLVALATSALVLVTTWGGGEYAWGSPVILGLIATTVVAGAAFVWVESRAAEPIIPMYLFARRNFTVTTIAALLTGVAMFGAISYLPTYLQMTTGLSATVVGLLMVPMMGSMLVTSVITGRMVTATGRYKALPIFGSVVLGIALALLSMLQYDSPTWLVCVYMAVMGLGLGSSMQILTLIVQNTFPVTLVGTATAATNYFRQVGATLGTAVVGSLFTGRLTEQISDRIPMGTGPSDGAHSLTPELVNQMPTELRQVIIEAYHDALIPVFLYMVPLAVVAALVLLLIHEKPLATSIEENVTPESLAEGQLVVDDAAPGAGVGSDTSGTARTAPQPAGRS
- a CDS encoding TetR/AcrR family transcriptional regulator, with amino-acid sequence MQTQAPPSLRERKRLATSLEIHDAAADLTLEHGIQHVTIEQIAERAGISQRTFFNYYATKDDAVLGVQEPCLSEDTRAVLYEEDAGDVLTRVVFMLAAVFRSTITPGSSKPRRKQLIQAYPELRSRITTRIGDAERMVHNAITESTAGDRDVPADMRDLAARPESVHALFYLAGAVVRFVHFREPGGVSSDDTDAIRQGIQTFREVVSSTL
- a CDS encoding cupredoxin domain-containing protein, coding for MSTLRLSVSLTLAAALLTGCGGGDDAGTDPAGGSDSDVVITIVDFDYDIAGPVEPGSEVTVVNQDEVGHTVTSDEEGLFDVTVAPGQEVSFTAPDEAGEYPFFCIPHPDMVATLVVE